One Halalkalicoccus subterraneus genomic window, CGCCCGGACGTTGCCGTGGAGCCGGCAGTCCCGACCGATCTCGGCGGGTGGCGACACCCGCCAGGCGTCGTCCGAAACGGTCGCGCCCGTCGGGATCGTCAGCGGCTTCGGGCCCTCCTCCTCGTCGAACAGTTCCTCGACGAGCTCCTCGGCGGCGTCGTCCTCGCCCATTCGCAGCAGGTGGGTGAGGTACATGAACAGGAAGACGATGGTCGGCATCGGGTTCCGGATGACGATCCAGCCGCTGGCCTCGAACCCTTCAGCGATCTGAACGTCGTCGCCGATGTCCAGGTCCCCGCCGACGACCAGCTGGCCGTCGATCTCGATCCGCTCGCCGAGATACGCGTCCGCACCCACCAGCACGTTGTCCGCGACCGTACACCACGTATCGAGCCGGCAGTCGCCCTCGGCCTCGATGTGTCCACCGAAGTGGACGCGCTCGCCGGCGACGACGTTCCGTCCCCTGATCCCGAACTCGACGGTGCTCTGGGCGCCGACCAGCACGTCGCCGTCGACCACGAGGTCGTGTTCCTCCACGACGGTGCCGTCGGGGATCGAGAGCGCCGAGAGGGGGTCCGGACGGAGTGACACGCCTTCCTGTCCGCGGTCTTTCCCCTTAAACTTCGTGTGGGCGTCCGACGACCGTCAGACGACAGGATCTTGCACCTCGACGGCTTCCTCCCAGTCATGACGACGATCTCCATCGACGACGAGGGTGTCGACGTACTCTACGAGGGAACCGAGTTCCGCCTCGAACGCGAGCTGATCGAGGAGGCCACCGAGAAACGCTACTGGGACGTCACCGACCACGAGATCCTCCAGATCATCGAGCGCAACCCCGAACTCACCGGCGAACCCCGGCGCGTCGGCGACATCGTCCGGTAGTTTTTAGCCCGCCCCGTTCGAGCGACGCGTATGGATCTCGCCCGGTTCACCCATCCCGCCTTCCGGACCGCCGCCGGCACGCTCGCGGGCTACGGACTGCTCTTGCTCGTGATGACCCTCTTGCTCTTTCTCGTGCCGTACGCGATCTTCGCAGGGTTCTAGCGGACACCCCCTCGAACGGTCTTCGTACGACCAGACCTGAGGACGACACCCGATCAGACGGTTGCTACCGGTATCTGCTCCATCACTGTAAACGGAGGAATATTCACAGCGACAGAAGTATTTAATATTATAAATATCTAAAAATAAGTAAAATGCGAAATAGACGGCAGTTCATCGCAGCCGCCGCCGGATCGTTGGCTACTGTTGGCGCAATCACCGGAGTCGGCGCTGCAAGCGAGGACGAATTGACGAAAGAGGAGATCAACGCTGCTGTGCTCTCAGGAGCGGATAGAAATGGGGCCGATGGAGTCGAACAGGCCCTAATGGACCTCGGTCTTGATCCGACTGTCAAATCTGCAGCGCTCAGTGTGGCAGACCTCACTCAGTCGGCCGATGATCCCAGCGAGCAGTCAGGCACTTCTCCGGTCGTCTCCCCGGACTACGTTTATCGTAATCCTGACTACTCGGGATACGGTGGTCTCGGCGTTACGGTCGGTAGCAGTCCCGCGACTGCATGGAGCAAGGCGAAGCCGGTAGATCCGAGCAACTCGCTGTAGAGTAACCACGAAACATCGAACCAACTCCTTCAAATACACTCAAAATGACACGGAACGATCTCATCGACCCGCTCTACTTGAAGGCGATCTGTTCAGCCATCTTATCGGTGTCGTTTGCGGTGATGGCGGCACTCATTTGGGCGACCGATCCCATGGGAGCGATCATGTTTTTCCTCCTGTTCGTGTTCGTCCTCTACTCGTGTGTCTGTCTGGTCCGTGCGGGCTCCTAACGACTATATGACCGACCCTATCGATCGACGCCCCGCTCCAGCATCACGGAATCGTCCTCGGCACAGTCCCCCGCGATCTTCGCGGTTTTAGTTCGGCGTTCCCAGGGTGACCGAGTCGTCCTCGGCACAGTCGCCGGCGAGTTTGGCGGGGTTGCCCACGACCGTGCAGTTGCCGGGTACCGAATCGAGAACGACTGAACCGGCGCCGACGCTTGCGCCCTCGCCCAGCACGATCGGGCCCAACAGGGTCGAGCCGGCCCCGACGGTGACGCCGTCTTCGAGGGTCGGGTGGCGTTTCTCGTCCGCTAAGGAGTCCCCGCCGAGGGTCACGCCGTGATACAGCATCACGTCGTCGCCGATCTGGGTCGTCTCGCCGATCACGACGCCCATCCCGTGGTCGATGAAGAATCGTCGGCCGATCTCGGCGCCGGGGTGGATCTCGACGCCCGTGAGAAAGCGGGCGTAGTGCGAGAGGAGCCGACCGGCGAGGCCGAACCCACGGGTCCACAGCGCGTGTGCGATCCGATATGTCCAGATCGCGTGCAGGCCCGGATACGCCAGCAGGACTTCGAGCGTGCTCTTTGCCGCCGGATCCTTCGCCTTCGCCGTTCGTACGTCCTCGTGCAGTCTTCGGAGAACTCGAAGCATGTCGATCTCTGGGTACTATCGCGTGCAGAAGGGTAGCTGTTGTGGTGCCGGTCAGGCGAACGTCTTCG contains:
- the cysE gene encoding serine O-acetyltransferase, which encodes MLRVLRRLHEDVRTAKAKDPAAKSTLEVLLAYPGLHAIWTYRIAHALWTRGFGLAGRLLSHYARFLTGVEIHPGAEIGRRFFIDHGMGVVIGETTQIGDDVMLYHGVTLGGDSLADEKRHPTLEDGVTVGAGSTLLGPIVLGEGASVGAGSVVLDSVPGNCTVVGNPAKLAGDCAEDDSVTLGTPN
- a CDS encoding DUF5800 family protein, translating into MTTISIDDEGVDVLYEGTEFRLERELIEEATEKRYWDVTDHEILQIIERNPELTGEPRRVGDIVR
- a CDS encoding polymer-forming cytoskeletal protein; protein product: MSLRPDPLSALSIPDGTVVEEHDLVVDGDVLVGAQSTVEFGIRGRNVVAGERVHFGGHIEAEGDCRLDTWCTVADNVLVGADAYLGERIEIDGQLVVGGDLDIGDDVQIAEGFEASGWIVIRNPMPTIVFLFMYLTHLLRMGEDDAAEELVEELFDEEEGPKPLTIPTGATVSDDAWRVSPPAEIGRDCRLHGNVRAESISVGEDTEIFGSLRARGDIDVASGVIVHGDVTTRNGTVTVAEDARVWGDVSCEHLRLARDGIVDGTIRARGEVNMGLSTDPDGSAQ